The following proteins are co-located in the Xiphophorus maculatus strain JP 163 A chromosome 8, X_maculatus-5.0-male, whole genome shotgun sequence genome:
- the ptges gene encoding prostaglandin E synthase yields MIRNEVFSCFVFYAVLLVIKMYTIAIITGQVRLRKKAFANPEDALRHGGLQFHREDPYVERCRRAHLNDLENILPFLFLGAIYSLTGPSLTVARLHFLVFFLARVLHSLAYLLALRAPTRSLAYTAAQVPCVSMAVQILMSVASFA; encoded by the exons ATGATAAGAAACGAggttttctcctgttttgtCTTCTACGCCGTCCTCCTGGTGATCAAAATGTACACCATCGCGATCATAACGGGACAAGTGAGGCTGCGGAAAAAG GCTTTCGCCAACCCAGAGGACGCGCTGAGACACGGAGGGTTGCAGTTTCACAGAGAGGATCCCTACGTGGAAAGATGCCGACG GGCTCACCTCAACGACTTGGAGAACATCCTCCCTTTCCTCTTCCTGGGGGCCATCTACTCCCTGACCGGACCTTCGCTAACTGTAGCTCGCCTTCACTTCCTGGTTTTTTTTCTCGCGCGCGTGCTGCACAGCCTTGCCTACCTGTTGGCCCTGCGAGCACCCACCCGTTCCCTGGCCTACACCGCCGCACAGGTGCCTTGTGTTTCCATGGCGGTGCAGATCCTGATGTCAGTGGCATCCTTCGCCTAG